A window of Xyrauchen texanus isolate HMW12.3.18 chromosome 10, RBS_HiC_50CHRs, whole genome shotgun sequence contains these coding sequences:
- the LOC127650378 gene encoding 39S ribosomal protein L3, mitochondrial-like isoform X1 encodes MAAWTCRFFRLGDCLIRGAPGRFCRTGATLERAPVVHCVRTHQTDTWWDEHLTEDNASFLKKSIGEEYRKQVTDKLNPLKDEPWPRHEWLEGSRRVGVVAVKLGMMPVWTKSGERHVVTMLQVQDCHVVKHLSKEEFDGRTAALVVGGKSVSPFHRTEGYLEIFRNAGIPPKQKITTFCVSDNAIIKPGTPLYAAHFRPGQYVDITAKTIGKGFQGVMKRWGFKGQPASHGQTKTHRRPGSLGPGGDPAKVFKGKKMPGRMGNVYDTAHGLKIWRVNTKYNVLYVSGSVPGHHNCLVKVRDTILPNRVVKNKNPPFPTFFADGDEELPEDLYDEDMFQFGEPIL; translated from the exons AGCCCCTGTCGTTCATTGTGTTAGGACCCATCAGACAGACACATGGTGGGATGAGCACCTCACAGAAGATAATGCTTCTTTTCTAAAAAAGTCTATTGGGGAGGAATACAGAAAACAGGTGACAGACAAACTCAACCCCCTTAAGGATGAACCCTGGCCCAGGCATGAATGGCTGGAAG GGAGTCGAAGGGTTGGCGTAGTGGCTGTTAAACTTGGAATGATGCCTGTGTGGACCAAATCTGGAGAGAGACACGTAGTGACCATGCTGCAG GTCCAGGATTGTCATGTGGTGAAACACCTATCCAAAGAAGAGTTTGATGGCCGCACCGCGGCTCTTGTTGTGGGAGGAAAAAGCGTATCTCCATTTCAC agGACAGAGGGATATTTAGAGATTTTCCGGAATGCAGGAATTCCTCCAAAACAGAAAATCACCACATTTTGTGTGTCAGACAACGCTATCATCAAACCAG gcaCTCCTCTATATGCAGCTCACTTTCGTCCAGGCCAGTATGTGGACATCACAGCCAAAAC cATTGGAAAAGGTTTTCAAGGTGTAATGAAGCGCTGGGGTTTCAAAGGTCAGCCTGCTTCTCATGGCCAAACTAAGACGCACAGGAGGCCAGGATCTTTGGGACCAGGAGGG GACCCAGCTAAAGTTTTCAAAGGAAAGAAGATGCCAGGCAGGATGGGAAATGTTTATGACACTGCTCATGGCTTAAAG ATATGGAGAGTGAACACCAAATATAACGTTCTTTATGTCAGCGGTTCAGTACCAGGCCACCACAACTGTCTGGTTAAG GTCAGAGACACAATTCTACCCAATCGGGTGGTGAAGAACAAGAACCCACCCTTCCCCACATTCTTTGCTGATGGAGATGAGGAGCTTCCTGAAGACCTCTACGATGAAGACATGTTCCAGTTTGGAGAGCCCATCCTTTAA
- the LOC127650378 gene encoding 39S ribosomal protein L3, mitochondrial-like isoform X2: protein MAAWTCRFFRLGDCLIRGAPGRFCRTGATLERTHQTDTWWDEHLTEDNASFLKKSIGEEYRKQVTDKLNPLKDEPWPRHEWLEGSRRVGVVAVKLGMMPVWTKSGERHVVTMLQVQDCHVVKHLSKEEFDGRTAALVVGGKSVSPFHRTEGYLEIFRNAGIPPKQKITTFCVSDNAIIKPGTPLYAAHFRPGQYVDITAKTIGKGFQGVMKRWGFKGQPASHGQTKTHRRPGSLGPGGDPAKVFKGKKMPGRMGNVYDTAHGLKIWRVNTKYNVLYVSGSVPGHHNCLVKVRDTILPNRVVKNKNPPFPTFFADGDEELPEDLYDEDMFQFGEPIL, encoded by the exons GACCCATCAGACAGACACATGGTGGGATGAGCACCTCACAGAAGATAATGCTTCTTTTCTAAAAAAGTCTATTGGGGAGGAATACAGAAAACAGGTGACAGACAAACTCAACCCCCTTAAGGATGAACCCTGGCCCAGGCATGAATGGCTGGAAG GGAGTCGAAGGGTTGGCGTAGTGGCTGTTAAACTTGGAATGATGCCTGTGTGGACCAAATCTGGAGAGAGACACGTAGTGACCATGCTGCAG GTCCAGGATTGTCATGTGGTGAAACACCTATCCAAAGAAGAGTTTGATGGCCGCACCGCGGCTCTTGTTGTGGGAGGAAAAAGCGTATCTCCATTTCAC agGACAGAGGGATATTTAGAGATTTTCCGGAATGCAGGAATTCCTCCAAAACAGAAAATCACCACATTTTGTGTGTCAGACAACGCTATCATCAAACCAG gcaCTCCTCTATATGCAGCTCACTTTCGTCCAGGCCAGTATGTGGACATCACAGCCAAAAC cATTGGAAAAGGTTTTCAAGGTGTAATGAAGCGCTGGGGTTTCAAAGGTCAGCCTGCTTCTCATGGCCAAACTAAGACGCACAGGAGGCCAGGATCTTTGGGACCAGGAGGG GACCCAGCTAAAGTTTTCAAAGGAAAGAAGATGCCAGGCAGGATGGGAAATGTTTATGACACTGCTCATGGCTTAAAG ATATGGAGAGTGAACACCAAATATAACGTTCTTTATGTCAGCGGTTCAGTACCAGGCCACCACAACTGTCTGGTTAAG GTCAGAGACACAATTCTACCCAATCGGGTGGTGAAGAACAAGAACCCACCCTTCCCCACATTCTTTGCTGATGGAGATGAGGAGCTTCCTGAAGACCTCTACGATGAAGACATGTTCCAGTTTGGAGAGCCCATCCTTTAA